A genome region from Streptomyces antimycoticus includes the following:
- a CDS encoding MarR family winged helix-turn-helix transcriptional regulator, with the protein MVDHDSLGPTPEPVATLGEVLLALGGRLTRLQTEILAGLGQPLTIRQYRILSRVDAGNTSLTSLSKLARRNLSTMSQSVDKLVQQGLLTRKTSESSRRTMQLALTAEGAAALDAGNRALAKFTSELTTRMPQELQDQILPALQQLFTDVQGDLDDR; encoded by the coding sequence ATGGTGGATCACGATTCCCTTGGGCCCACACCGGAGCCCGTCGCCACTCTCGGAGAGGTTCTTCTGGCGCTCGGCGGGCGCCTCACCCGACTACAGACGGAGATTCTCGCCGGGCTCGGACAACCGCTCACGATCCGGCAGTACCGCATCCTCTCCAGGGTCGACGCCGGAAATACCTCGCTCACTTCGCTGTCGAAACTGGCGCGCCGGAATCTCTCCACCATGTCGCAGAGCGTCGACAAACTCGTCCAGCAGGGACTGCTGACCCGGAAGACCTCCGAGAGCAGCCGTCGCACGATGCAACTCGCGCTCACCGCCGAGGGTGCCGCTGCCCTGGACGCGGGAAACCGGGCGCTGGCGAAGTTCACCTCTGAACTCACCACGCGTATGCCGCAGGAGCTCCAAGACCAAATTCTGCCGGCGCTTCAACAGTTGTTCACCGACGTCCAGGGGGACCTTGACGACCGCTGA
- a CDS encoding M24 family metallopeptidase: MTTVSDAATSASATASDGPEADAAERTLRHGKVRAAMAENGLDAVLAYGPGWRRENVRYFADARVTGSSSFVLFPASGEVAAFSTRRSDLPELRRRGWVDSADTLDVWDPAPLTDRLRDLRPRRIGVAHYELLPAMLAEALRTALPGTEFVSATSLLDGVRMVKSDWELARMRRSAAVCAAGWDAFVDVLEPGLPEYRIVAEVEARIKELGAEDNFMLIASGKDEVRGMTAPTPRVLQAGDMVRTELTPQMDGYWLQICRSAVVGKPSEGQYRSFDLFNEAVEAGMAAVRPGVTAHDVAKAQNDVFRAHGYGEYCTSQYTRVRGHGHGLHLDETPIIEGNETVLPENAVFIIHPNTFTPLAGYHVLGDPVRVTADGCEVLISTERKLFHSEKGVSA; encoded by the coding sequence ATGACCACGGTCAGCGATGCAGCGACATCCGCATCGGCCACCGCATCCGACGGCCCTGAAGCCGACGCCGCGGAACGCACACTGCGACACGGCAAAGTGCGCGCCGCCATGGCGGAGAACGGGCTCGACGCCGTTCTCGCATACGGCCCCGGCTGGCGCCGGGAGAACGTGCGCTATTTCGCCGACGCACGCGTCACCGGCAGTTCGTCCTTCGTGCTCTTCCCCGCGTCCGGTGAGGTCGCCGCCTTCTCCACTCGCCGCAGCGACCTGCCGGAACTGCGCCGCAGGGGCTGGGTCGACAGCGCGGACACCCTCGATGTCTGGGACCCGGCGCCGCTCACCGACCGGCTGCGCGACCTGCGGCCTCGGCGCATCGGCGTCGCCCACTACGAACTGCTGCCCGCGATGCTCGCGGAAGCGCTGCGCACCGCGCTGCCCGGCACCGAGTTCGTCTCGGCCACGTCCCTGCTGGACGGGGTGCGCATGGTCAAGAGCGACTGGGAGCTGGCCCGGATGCGGCGCAGCGCCGCCGTATGCGCCGCCGGCTGGGACGCGTTCGTCGACGTACTGGAGCCGGGCCTGCCCGAGTACCGGATCGTCGCCGAGGTCGAGGCCCGGATCAAGGAACTGGGCGCCGAGGACAACTTCATGCTGATCGCCTCCGGCAAGGACGAGGTGCGCGGCATGACGGCGCCGACCCCGCGGGTCCTCCAGGCCGGCGACATGGTCCGCACCGAGCTGACCCCGCAGATGGACGGCTACTGGCTCCAGATCTGCCGCTCCGCCGTCGTCGGGAAGCCGAGCGAGGGCCAGTACCGCTCGTTCGACCTGTTCAACGAGGCTGTGGAGGCCGGCATGGCGGCCGTGCGCCCCGGCGTCACCGCGCACGACGTGGCCAAGGCGCAGAACGACGTCTTCCGCGCGCACGGCTACGGCGAGTACTGCACGAGCCAGTACACCCGGGTCCGCGGCCACGGTCACGGTCTGCACCTGGACGAGACCCCGATTATCGAGGGCAACGAGACCGTCCTGCCCGAGAACGCGGTCTTCATCATCCACCCCAACACCTTCACCCCGCTGGCCGGCTACCACGTGCTCGGCGACCCGGTGCGGGTGACGGCCGACGGCTGCGAAGTGCTGATCTCCACCGAACGCAAGCTGTTCCACAGCGAGAAGGGGGTGTCGGCGTGA
- a CDS encoding DinB family protein, whose protein sequence is MPSTDTEAPLQDHREYLYFLRRAFDGMIEALEHLGERRANTAPALPNANAPYAIAHHCVAVADYWIGHLVAGRKVARDRTSEFKATGNVQRLRQEVDALFVRLEADLSEALPSQRLRDTPPAEFQGPDRPLTVPGVLLHVLEELAQHHGQVQITRDLLRTEVPA, encoded by the coding sequence GTGCCCTCGACCGACACGGAGGCACCGTTGCAGGACCATCGCGAGTACCTATACTTTCTCCGCCGCGCCTTCGACGGCATGATCGAGGCGCTGGAGCACCTTGGCGAGCGACGCGCGAACACCGCACCGGCGTTGCCCAATGCCAATGCCCCCTATGCCATCGCGCACCACTGCGTTGCGGTGGCCGACTACTGGATCGGGCACCTGGTCGCGGGGCGCAAGGTCGCACGCGACCGGACGTCCGAGTTCAAGGCGACCGGGAACGTGCAGCGTCTGCGGCAGGAAGTCGACGCTCTCTTCGTGCGCCTGGAGGCAGACCTCTCTGAAGCGCTGCCGTCACAACGGCTGCGTGACACGCCCCCTGCCGAGTTTCAAGGACCTGACCGTCCACTGACCGTGCCCGGTGTCCTGCTCCACGTGCTGGAGGAACTGGCTCAACATCACGGGCAGGTTCAGATCACCCGTGATCTGTTGCGGACGGAGGTCCCCGCATGA
- a CDS encoding Gfo/Idh/MocA family protein — translation MSTIGVGIIGGSQGGWASISHIPALNALPDCELRAVSTSRLESAQAAAKEFGVQGAYDHHADLLAHPGVDVVVVAVKVPYHRELISVAIAANKTVYAEWPLALNLTEATELTQRAEAAGVRTVIGLQGRYHPGLRYARQMIEEGRIGRVIGTTMVASGMVWGPQTTKNHTYWFDNNQGATLLTAAALHAVDALNVTLGEFEHLSANLVVGRKEVTVTDDGGKVVPVTAPDQIALIGTLEGGAAASVFYRGGVSRGDNFRWEINGTDGDIVVTAPWGNLQVTDLTVEAGFGEDTTVAPVEVPAEYTRDIPEALSGPSKNVAALYTNLARDLRDGTRTVPDFTYAHRRHQLLEAVEQSSAERVSKPSR, via the coding sequence GTGAGCACCATCGGCGTCGGTATCATCGGAGGCAGCCAAGGAGGCTGGGCCTCCATCAGCCATATCCCCGCACTCAACGCGCTGCCCGACTGTGAGCTGCGGGCCGTCAGCACGTCGCGTCTGGAATCGGCACAGGCAGCGGCGAAGGAATTCGGCGTGCAGGGGGCCTACGACCATCACGCCGACCTCCTGGCACACCCCGGAGTCGATGTCGTCGTGGTGGCAGTGAAGGTCCCTTATCACCGCGAACTCATCTCGGTGGCCATTGCGGCCAACAAGACCGTCTACGCCGAATGGCCCCTGGCCCTGAACCTGACCGAGGCCACCGAGCTCACCCAGCGTGCCGAAGCCGCTGGTGTGCGCACCGTCATCGGTCTTCAGGGGCGCTACCACCCTGGGCTGCGCTACGCGCGCCAGATGATCGAGGAGGGGCGTATCGGACGAGTCATCGGCACCACCATGGTCGCCTCCGGCATGGTGTGGGGTCCGCAGACCACGAAGAACCACACCTACTGGTTCGACAACAACCAGGGGGCCACGCTGCTGACCGCTGCTGCCCTCCACGCTGTCGATGCCCTCAACGTCACTCTCGGCGAGTTCGAGCACCTGTCCGCAAACCTCGTCGTGGGACGGAAGGAAGTCACTGTCACCGACGACGGCGGCAAGGTCGTTCCAGTCACTGCTCCGGACCAGATCGCCCTCATCGGCACGCTCGAGGGCGGCGCTGCGGCTTCCGTGTTCTACCGCGGCGGCGTTTCCCGCGGTGACAACTTCCGTTGGGAGATCAACGGCACCGACGGGGACATCGTGGTGACGGCACCGTGGGGCAACCTGCAGGTGACCGACCTCACTGTGGAGGCTGGCTTCGGAGAAGACACGACAGTGGCCCCTGTCGAAGTCCCCGCCGAGTACACGCGCGACATCCCGGAAGCACTCTCGGGGCCGAGCAAGAACGTGGCGGCGCTGTACACGAATCTGGCTAGGGATCTGAGGGATGGCACACGCACCGTCCCCGATTTCACGTACGCCCACCGCCGCCACCAGTTGCTTGAGGCAGTGGAGCAGTCTTCCGCAGAACGAGTCAGCAAGCCCTCCCGATAG
- a CDS encoding CGNR zinc finger domain-containing protein, with the protein MNDFVFVSGRLSLDLAGTLLWRRSRRIELLSRPDDLRRWIHQAGLLDAPGSLDARALQRVCRLREAVYVLVRAWPLAPAADDDLREALAEVNEASRLPLPRHQLDEAGQLTRTGGVDEVLGAVARDAVDLMGGADFTRVRECQNEECTRLFVDLSRSTNRRWCGMAECGNRHKVASYRKRRQQAQ; encoded by the coding sequence GTGAACGACTTCGTATTCGTCAGCGGGCGGCTTTCGCTCGATCTCGCAGGCACCCTGCTGTGGCGGCGGAGCCGACGCATCGAGTTGCTCTCTCGTCCAGACGACCTTCGGCGCTGGATTCACCAGGCCGGACTGCTCGACGCACCAGGCTCACTGGACGCACGTGCCCTGCAGCGAGTGTGCCGCCTCAGGGAAGCCGTGTATGTCCTGGTCCGTGCATGGCCCCTGGCACCGGCCGCAGACGACGATCTGCGGGAAGCCCTGGCCGAGGTGAACGAGGCGTCCAGGTTGCCGCTCCCGAGACACCAGCTTGATGAGGCTGGTCAGCTGACCCGAACCGGTGGCGTCGACGAGGTGCTCGGCGCGGTGGCCCGGGACGCCGTAGATCTGATGGGCGGTGCCGACTTCACCCGCGTCAGGGAATGCCAGAACGAGGAGTGCACCCGTCTCTTCGTGGATCTCTCGCGATCCACCAACCGGCGCTGGTGTGGCATGGCAGAGTGCGGAAACCGGCATAAGGTCGCCAGTTATCGCAAACGACGTCAGCAAGCGCAGTGA
- a CDS encoding LysR family transcriptional regulator yields MSQLPDPESLRLLVLVGDVGSLGGAAARLGLTQPSASKRLSMLERRLGLVLVDRTRRGSQLTDAGRAVAGWAQRVLQEMEGLLTGTEALRTKRDAELRVAASMTVAECLVPGWIGELRRTRPELYVGLQVTNSEQVPDLLRSGAVDLGFVESPRAPAGLSARQVARDRLLVVVAPGHPWTRRRRPLGVAELVAAPLVLRERGSGTRETLDQALRKAGVGEPLPLLELGSATAVRNAVIAGTGPAVISELAVAADLADGRLVSVEVEGIDLRRDLRAVWTSGRVPVGPAAELLAVTRRRGKKA; encoded by the coding sequence ATGAGCCAATTGCCGGATCCGGAATCACTGCGGCTGCTCGTCCTGGTCGGAGACGTGGGGAGCCTGGGCGGTGCGGCGGCGCGGCTCGGTCTTACGCAGCCGTCGGCGAGCAAGCGGCTGTCCATGCTGGAGCGCAGGCTGGGCCTGGTGCTGGTGGACCGGACTCGGCGGGGATCGCAGCTCACCGACGCGGGCCGGGCCGTGGCGGGCTGGGCGCAGCGGGTCCTGCAGGAGATGGAGGGGCTGCTGACCGGCACGGAGGCGCTGCGTACGAAGCGGGACGCCGAGCTGAGGGTGGCGGCCAGCATGACGGTGGCCGAGTGTCTGGTACCGGGCTGGATCGGCGAGCTGCGCCGCACTCGGCCGGAGTTGTACGTCGGTCTCCAGGTGACCAACAGCGAACAGGTTCCGGATCTGCTCCGCAGCGGAGCGGTGGACCTGGGGTTCGTCGAGTCGCCGCGGGCCCCGGCGGGGCTGTCCGCCCGGCAGGTCGCCCGAGACCGGCTGCTCGTGGTGGTTGCCCCGGGGCACCCCTGGACGCGCCGCCGCCGCCCGCTGGGCGTCGCCGAGCTCGTGGCCGCGCCGCTGGTGCTGCGCGAACGCGGATCGGGCACCCGCGAGACCCTGGACCAGGCGCTGCGCAAGGCCGGTGTGGGCGAACCGCTGCCTCTCCTGGAGCTGGGGTCGGCGACCGCCGTGCGCAATGCCGTGATCGCCGGAACCGGCCCGGCAGTGATCAGCGAGCTCGCGGTAGCGGCCGACCTCGCCGATGGCCGCCTTGTGTCGGTGGAGGTCGAGGGCATCGATCTACGCCGTGACTTGCGAGCCGTCTGGACTTCGGGACGCGTCCCCGTCGGCCCCGCGGCGGAACTTCTGGCCGTGACGAGACGCCGCGGAAAGAAGGCATGA
- a CDS encoding MFS transporter, whose amino-acid sequence MALVDVLIQDAPDVGLGGDVGGAAHADSRVAVFSSRNAVISVRRSSSRCRRSGGRVGRVARRRAMRSISRCRRRVYGYAGAVLGSSLALGPLVAQALLAAGGWPLVFVAPGAVATVAALATLTLPGLRSSAVSENFDRAGAVLFGVTVAAAVTALGLGFGTGVPWWVPVALVLVAAASAIGLVRVERRASDPAIPVDLLRIPAYRAYTLATGAFMGMLVVGLTVLPQLGSAQGMGAGGAAVMLSLLTVPSTLLPLLAARIARRWARPLVTTALFTCAVTAVILQATNHPAALLLAAAVIGLCLGLVSYADMAVRARPASTTPEETLRKLTARLHIRIPGTGERLGNRIAGLAPMTGFAAGLGMRAVLGVARAAGWRPSLRRQYVVATVGALIGTNGPMTVLGVTDPRTWGLAGWVSDIVPHIAYAVVTVHVLDGLQ is encoded by the coding sequence GTGGCACTCGTTGACGTACTGATCCAGGACGCGCCGGACGTGGGCCTCGGAGGGGATGTCGGCGGGGCGGCTCACGCGGACTCCCGGGTGGCGGTGTTCTCCAGCAGGAACGCGGTGATCTCGGTGCGACGGTCTTCCAGCCGGTGCCGCAGGAGTGGCGGCAGGGTCGGGCGGGTGGCCAGGCGGCGGGCGATGCGGTCGATCTCGCGTTGCCGGCGTCGGGTGTACGGCTACGCGGGCGCCGTGCTGGGCAGCAGTCTGGCGTTGGGACCGTTGGTTGCCCAGGCCCTCTTGGCCGCCGGGGGCTGGCCCCTCGTCTTCGTCGCACCCGGGGCCGTCGCCACAGTCGCTGCCCTGGCCACGCTCACGCTTCCGGGCCTTCGCAGCTCCGCAGTGTCCGAGAACTTCGACCGTGCCGGCGCTGTCCTCTTTGGGGTGACCGTGGCCGCCGCAGTGACCGCACTCGGTCTGGGCTTCGGGACTGGCGTCCCGTGGTGGGTGCCGGTCGCACTCGTCCTCGTCGCGGCAGCCAGCGCCATCGGACTCGTCCGCGTAGAACGGCGTGCATCCGATCCCGCGATACCCGTGGACCTGTTGCGGATCCCCGCCTATCGGGCGTACACGCTGGCGACGGGCGCTTTCATGGGAATGCTCGTGGTGGGGTTGACCGTGCTCCCTCAGCTTGGCTCCGCCCAGGGCATGGGCGCAGGCGGGGCAGCGGTGATGCTTAGCCTGCTGACCGTGCCATCGACGCTCCTTCCGCTTCTTGCCGCACGGATCGCGCGCCGATGGGCACGGCCGCTGGTGACAACCGCGCTGTTCACCTGCGCCGTCACAGCGGTCATCCTCCAGGCGACCAACCACCCTGCGGCCCTTCTCCTCGCGGCCGCGGTTATTGGGCTGTGCCTTGGACTAGTCAGTTACGCCGACATGGCGGTTCGGGCCAGGCCGGCCAGCACCACACCGGAGGAGACGCTGCGCAAGTTGACGGCGAGACTTCACATCCGCATCCCGGGTACGGGCGAGCGTCTCGGCAATCGGATCGCAGGTCTTGCTCCGATGACGGGGTTCGCCGCCGGTTTGGGGATGAGGGCCGTGCTGGGCGTCGCGCGTGCGGCTGGTTGGCGTCCGTCTCTGCGGCGCCAGTATGTGGTCGCCACCGTAGGAGCACTGATCGGGACGAATGGTCCGATGACTGTTCTGGGGGTGACGGATCCCCGCACGTGGGGGCTCGCAGGGTGGGTCTCGGACATCGTCCCGCACATCGCTTACGCCGTGGTCACCGTCCATGTCCTAGACGGGCTGCAATAG
- a CDS encoding MFS transporter has protein sequence MTDAYPTGSRQKTEHGSSELLTALDDSAFTKRHGVIYGTALAGHFLDGFVINTTGVVLPGVIATYHITSKQAGYLSSALFLGMLVGAAIAGIVSDRLGRKFPLAVCLLVFAGFSVLAALSWSYPSLMTARFCQGIGLGAEIAVVLPYITEFVPSRHRAPLVTTATAAWLVGLPVSALVGTAVVPTFGWRSMFYIGIAPVVVSVVMLAVLPESVRYLLRKQRHAEAQRVVAALSTARPAPSAAGPADTAANVPSAPEQRTAGSVRKLLTGRYLKFTVSLWFMELCAGAFLYGLSTWLPSILEKKGIGLIGSLAYTAIITAAGVLGALLAGYVAKRVGRRSTIVCGLLLSGLLCLWWGAVSTTLPVIVIGCVATFFGSGIAGSTLFVYASELYPTFNRATGLGWAAAWQKAGGLVIPTVIGWVLALHSSSYIFFVLFAVISLLAGISGLVAIFETKGKTIEQIAAFLEPDRAHGVGENLVGAAASPSSLNPVTGFTAQYDQETGR, from the coding sequence GTGACCGACGCATACCCGACCGGCAGCCGACAGAAAACCGAGCACGGCTCGTCGGAACTTCTCACCGCACTGGATGACTCCGCTTTCACCAAACGGCACGGAGTCATCTATGGAACCGCACTCGCCGGGCATTTCCTCGACGGTTTCGTCATCAACACGACGGGCGTCGTCCTGCCGGGAGTCATCGCCACCTACCACATCACCAGCAAGCAGGCGGGCTACCTCAGTTCGGCGCTCTTCCTCGGCATGCTGGTCGGCGCGGCGATCGCGGGAATCGTCTCCGACCGGCTGGGCCGGAAGTTCCCCCTCGCCGTCTGCCTGCTGGTCTTCGCCGGCTTCTCCGTGCTGGCGGCCCTGTCGTGGAGCTATCCGTCACTGATGACGGCACGGTTCTGCCAGGGCATCGGGCTCGGCGCCGAGATCGCGGTCGTACTGCCGTACATCACGGAGTTCGTACCGTCCCGGCACCGTGCGCCGCTGGTCACGACCGCCACGGCGGCCTGGCTCGTGGGGCTGCCGGTGTCCGCGCTCGTCGGCACGGCCGTCGTGCCCACGTTCGGCTGGCGCTCGATGTTCTACATCGGGATCGCGCCCGTCGTCGTCAGCGTCGTGATGCTGGCCGTCCTGCCGGAGTCGGTGCGCTATCTGCTGCGCAAGCAGCGTCATGCGGAGGCACAGCGAGTGGTCGCCGCCCTGTCGACAGCGCGGCCGGCGCCGTCGGCGGCCGGGCCCGCGGACACCGCCGCGAACGTCCCATCCGCACCTGAACAGCGCACGGCGGGCTCCGTACGGAAACTCCTCACGGGCCGCTATCTGAAATTCACGGTCTCGCTCTGGTTCATGGAACTGTGCGCCGGAGCCTTCCTCTACGGCCTTTCCACCTGGCTTCCTTCCATTCTGGAGAAGAAGGGAATCGGGCTCATCGGCAGCCTCGCCTACACGGCGATCATCACTGCGGCCGGTGTGCTGGGCGCGCTGCTCGCCGGATATGTGGCCAAACGTGTGGGGCGCCGTTCGACCATTGTCTGTGGGCTGTTGCTCAGCGGCCTTCTCTGCCTGTGGTGGGGTGCCGTGTCCACCACGCTGCCCGTCATCGTGATCGGCTGTGTCGCGACGTTCTTCGGCAGTGGAATAGCGGGTAGTACGCTCTTCGTCTACGCGAGCGAGCTCTATCCGACCTTCAACAGGGCCACCGGGCTCGGCTGGGCGGCCGCATGGCAGAAAGCCGGCGGGCTCGTCATTCCCACCGTCATCGGCTGGGTCCTCGCTCTGCACTCCTCCAGCTACATCTTTTTCGTTCTCTTCGCGGTGATCTCACTGCTGGCCGGGATTTCCGGCCTCGTCGCCATCTTTGAAACCAAGGGAAAGACGATCGAGCAGATCGCCGCATTTCTGGAGCCGGACCGGGCGCACGGCGTCGGTGAAAACCTCGTCGGCGCCGCGGCCTCCCCCTCTTCCCTAAATCCCGTCACCGGATTCACCGCACAGTACGACCAAGAAACAGGCAGGTGA
- a CDS encoding MalY/PatB family protein, whose protein sequence is MTPARDPGTPGFDDVDLAWLRARGSVKWHRPDEDVLPAWVADMDFPTPPPVVAALREAIDRRDLGYPDWPDGSPLRAVFARRMAERYGWAASADRVREQTDLIQCLQLVLHLATSDGDAVAVQVPNYPPFLATLRTMNRQVVPMEMEDTDEGWRMDFAALDSAVKQSGCKALVLVNPHNPTGRVLTSDELGEIAAIARRHDLLVISDEIHADLTYAPHRHIPFASLSDDAAQRTVTLTSATKGFNLAAVRCAVTHYGPDRLLALRDSQPPDLYGTVSPLGVIASQAAWEDGDVWHRDLLSVLDRNRRRVHEVVSRQLPLVRHHLPEATYLGWLDTRPLNLGESPVERVLREGRVLLDGGAAFGSNADGFLRLNFATSQQVLDDILERVTAALGARNGG, encoded by the coding sequence ATGACGCCCGCCCGCGATCCGGGAACCCCCGGATTCGACGACGTCGACCTCGCATGGCTGCGGGCTCGCGGCAGCGTGAAATGGCACCGCCCGGATGAGGACGTCCTGCCGGCCTGGGTGGCCGACATGGACTTCCCCACTCCACCGCCCGTGGTGGCCGCACTGCGCGAGGCCATCGACCGCCGTGATCTTGGCTATCCGGACTGGCCGGACGGCAGTCCATTGCGCGCGGTCTTCGCCAGACGGATGGCCGAACGGTACGGCTGGGCGGCGTCGGCCGATCGAGTGCGCGAGCAGACCGACCTGATCCAGTGTCTGCAACTCGTCCTCCACCTCGCAACGTCTGACGGCGACGCGGTGGCGGTGCAGGTTCCCAACTACCCCCCGTTCCTGGCGACGTTGCGCACGATGAATCGGCAGGTCGTCCCCATGGAGATGGAGGACACGGACGAAGGCTGGCGTATGGACTTCGCCGCCCTGGATTCCGCGGTGAAGCAGTCCGGCTGCAAGGCACTCGTCCTGGTCAACCCGCACAACCCCACTGGCCGGGTGCTGACGAGCGACGAGCTCGGTGAGATCGCAGCCATCGCCCGGCGTCATGATCTGCTCGTCATCAGCGACGAAATCCACGCCGATCTGACCTACGCCCCTCATCGGCACATCCCCTTCGCGAGCTTGTCCGACGACGCGGCGCAGCGCACGGTGACGCTCACCTCCGCGACCAAGGGCTTCAACCTGGCGGCCGTACGGTGTGCCGTCACGCATTACGGCCCGGACCGCCTTCTCGCCCTGAGGGACTCACAACCACCAGATCTGTACGGCACCGTCTCACCGCTTGGCGTCATCGCCTCCCAAGCGGCCTGGGAAGACGGAGACGTCTGGCACCGGGATCTCCTGAGCGTTCTGGACCGCAATCGTCGGCGTGTCCACGAAGTGGTCAGCCGGCAGCTGCCACTGGTCCGTCATCATCTCCCCGAAGCCACGTACCTGGGATGGCTCGACACACGGCCGCTCAACCTGGGCGAGTCTCCCGTGGAGAGGGTGCTGAGGGAAGGCCGGGTCCTGCTCGACGGCGGTGCCGCCTTCGGCTCGAACGCTGACGGTTTTCTACGGCTGAACTTCGCCACCTCCCAGCAGGTACTGGACGACATCCTGGAGCGTGTCACAGCGGCGCTGGGCGCTCGGAACGGAGGATGA
- a CDS encoding YeiH family protein: MSEDLDCPVPARPEAEPARASSRPAVASLVPGLALVLALAVAGTAVGKAFPLVGGPVTGIVLGVLLAVLKRPGARLRPGIGFASKRILQASVVLLGSQLSLTQIVHVGAGSLPVMIGSLAVCLTAAYGIGRLLGIVGDLRTLIGVGTGVCGASAIAATAPVIGAAGVEVAYAVSTIFLFNVAAVLTFPLLGHLLGMSQHSFGLFAGTAVNDTSSVVAAATSYGRTAADYAVVVKLTRSLMIIPICLGLAWLVRRRDRAEAETTARPRLRVVKLVPVFLIGFLLMTTVNSLGFIPAAAHHGLGELSVFLITVALSATGLSTDLAALRRTGPARSSSVPVYGWWSRPPASFSNS; the protein is encoded by the coding sequence ATGAGCGAAGATCTGGACTGTCCGGTCCCCGCACGGCCGGAGGCCGAACCGGCGCGGGCGTCGTCCCGGCCCGCCGTGGCCTCTCTCGTACCCGGTCTGGCCCTCGTCCTGGCCCTCGCGGTGGCGGGCACGGCGGTGGGGAAGGCGTTCCCGCTCGTCGGCGGCCCGGTGACCGGGATCGTCCTCGGCGTGCTGCTGGCCGTCCTGAAGAGACCAGGAGCACGGCTGCGCCCCGGCATCGGTTTCGCGAGCAAGCGGATCCTGCAGGCTTCGGTCGTCCTCCTGGGCTCCCAACTGTCGCTGACCCAGATCGTCCATGTGGGCGCCGGCTCGCTTCCAGTGATGATCGGCTCGTTGGCGGTCTGTCTGACCGCCGCATACGGCATCGGCCGGTTGCTCGGCATCGTCGGGGACCTGCGGACGCTGATCGGCGTGGGCACGGGCGTCTGCGGCGCGTCGGCGATCGCGGCGACCGCCCCGGTCATCGGCGCGGCCGGGGTCGAGGTGGCCTACGCGGTCTCCACCATCTTCCTGTTCAACGTCGCCGCCGTGCTCACCTTCCCGCTGCTCGGCCACCTCCTGGGGATGAGCCAGCACAGCTTCGGCCTCTTCGCGGGGACTGCGGTCAACGACACGTCCTCGGTGGTCGCCGCCGCCACCAGCTACGGCCGGACCGCGGCGGACTACGCGGTCGTCGTCAAGCTCACCCGCAGCCTCATGATCATCCCCATCTGCCTGGGGCTGGCCTGGCTGGTGAGACGCCGCGACCGTGCGGAAGCGGAAACCACGGCCCGTCCCCGGCTCCGGGTGGTCAAGCTGGTGCCCGTGTTCCTGATCGGCTTCCTGCTGATGACCACGGTGAACAGTCTGGGTTTCATCCCGGCCGCCGCCCACCACGGACTCGGTGAGCTGTCGGTCTTCCTCATCACCGTCGCGCTCTCCGCGACGGGCCTGTCCACCGACCTCGCCGCACTGCGCCGCACCGGCCCCGCCCGCTCATCCTCGGTGCCTGTCTATGGGTGGTGGTCTCGGCCACCAGCCTCCTTCTCCAATTCCTGA